Proteins from a genomic interval of Chanodichthys erythropterus isolate Z2021 chromosome 8, ASM2448905v1, whole genome shotgun sequence:
- the zgc:113263 gene encoding uncharacterized protein zgc:113263 isoform X1, with translation MEALWTKIEDPLSLMSFMVPHLRLLSAAMWQVTEQRQVKHYGMLEEFVIMVTKTVPELLNDHQTAQLILGLRARRLLELCRGQHHVDLEEIQPHVDRIRAPQVNSEVVDEDMGESEACFLDLIRTLISNPEKREHFFQNIFPEEYGPKFDKNLQTLMEVFLLELDRMISVPDLSQTVSWLRACPSLLEECIHSVSVPKQMKTLLEHHRANGNLQDNESLHSVHNSCTFSSQSLPPLVRVVISSDHTESGDPSESGADLDGQDKDDTDTSSCTAKKRKFKMETEEREDEEDDDDDDQNWPIAAAQSRGKRNSYDDSSIGEGLNQTHTKKPSKKSSKRKRKDTAEVSREFTFINHLGAYTEESSYQTSDASKVPWSEEETFGLIDIWGKDSVQRSLKDCARNRHIFNLISKKMFERGFTRTAEQCHTRIKRLKMSFRQCHENTVRGERPEWKFYNVLEKIICRKDSTEQEDGINDGSIPEESPGQQAEDDTDWDVLGHVGLEGTRNIPWTDLETQTLIRIWGEDKTQRELRGVLQNGHIFAMISKKMAAHGYVRTAEQCQSRVKRLKLCFKQSYESKHIEGKEQVDFKFYKQMERIMANEESCSSQIKEEESTDIEYQVYKYQEIETAMNCMDDRKKVAWSDAETLILLQLWGNEQVQRNLQLCPHNGHIYLEISEKLNAHGYLRSAEQCHTRIKRLKISYRQCRDSISSPEAERIEFKFYDLMEDIFQKNASSRVSGDNEPNNGIKSDSQDTCSRVDQTASWSDSETVALIDIWAEDEVQEALRGSVHNGHVFADIAEKLNSQGFFKSPEQCRWKIKNLTKNFRQCYERKKCGIESVDCKYYDKLEQVLGDEAFSMDVFDDDDQDAEYQQAAMVAVSESGRKMTWSDRETQALLDIWGDDRVQHSLMSCPKNRHIYRYISKRMMALGFNRTGVQCHSRIKRLKSQFYYDGREECKFYDQLEQIILKDRTTDDQDISELESITDSDSDSLALSKPPTVEGPKLAWGDSETHTLISIWGSDHIQERLKGCVKRKPVFQQIALVMAEKGYSRTDEQCRSRIKRLKASYRQCLDNYRNQGEQVEWKFFKQLNKIFEKYPLDETETTTAQEPELVGRKNPSRSSKAEHSLTTLHKCP, from the exons ATGGAAGCTCTGTGGACAAAAATCGAAG aCCCTCTTTCATTGATGAGCTTCATGGTACCACACTTGAGGTTACTGTCTGCAGCCATGTGGCAGGTGACAGAACAGAGACAGGTGAAGCACTATGGGATGCTGGAGGAGTTTGTAATCATGGTGACAAAGACTGTGCCAGAGCTTCTAAATGACCATCAAACAGCCCAACTTATACTTGGCTTAAGAGCAAGG CGTCTTCTGGAGCTGTGTCGTGGTCAACATCATGTTGACCTGGAAGAAATTCAGCCTCACGTGGATCGAATCCGTGCTCCTCAAGTCAACAGTGAG GTTGTTGATGAAGACATGGGGGAATCTGAGGCCTGTTTTTTGGACCTCATTCGGACCCTTATCAGCAATCCTGAAAAGAGGGAGCATTTCTTCCAG AACATTTTCCCAGAAGAATACGGACCCAAGTTTGACAAAAACCTACAGACACTTATGGAAGTCTTCCTTCTAGAGCTGGACCGGATGATTTCAGTCCCAGACCTTTCACAG ACAGTCTCTTGGCTCAGGGCCTGTCCGTCTCTTCTGGAGGAATGCATTCATTCAGTTTCTGTCCCGAAGCAAATGAAGACCCTACTTGAACACCACAGAGCTAATGGAAATCTTCAGGACAATG AGTCTCTTCACTCTGTTCATAACAGCTGTACATTTTCATCTCAATCTCTCCCTCCGCTGGTTCGAGTCGTCATATCCAGCGATCACACAGAATCTGGTGACCCGTCTGAATCGGGAGCCGATTTAGATGGTCAAGACAAAGATGATACAGATACATCTAGCTGCACTGCTAaaaagagaaaattcaaaatggagaCAGAGGAGAGAGAAGATGAAGAGGATGACGATGACGATGATCAAAACTGGCCAATCGCGGCTGCCCAATCTAGAGGAAAGAGGAACAGTTATGATGACAGCTCTATTGGTGAAGGGCTGAATCAGACACACACCAAAAAACCCTCCAAAAAATCCtctaaaaggaaaagaaaagacaccGCAGAAGTGTCCAGAGAGTTCACATTTATCAATCATTTGGGGGCATACACAG AAGAGTCTTCCTACCAGACCTCTGATGCTTCAAAAGTTCCTTGGTCAGAGGAAGAAACGTTTGGCCTCATTGACATATGGGGGAAAGACAGCGTCCAGCggagtctgaaagactgtgccCGCAACCGACACATTTTCAACCTCATCTCTAAGAAGATGTTTGAGAGAGGGTTTACCAGAACAGCAGAGCAGTGTCACACCAGGATAAAGCGCTTGAAAATGAGCTTTCGACAATGCCATGAAAACAC TGTGAGAGGAGAAAGACCGGAATGGAAGTTCTATAATGTTCTGGAGAAAATTATCTGCCGTAAAGACTCTACAGAACAGGAAGACGGAATTAATGACGGCAGCATTCCAGAAGAGTCCCCAGGACAGCAGGCAGAAGACGACACTGACTGGGATGTTCTTGGTCATGTTGGATTAGAGG GCACCAGGAATATCCCATGGACAGACCTAGAGACACAAACGCTCATCAGGATCTGGGGAGAAGACAAAACCCAGCGAGAGCTGAGAGGGGTTCTCCAGAACGGACACATCTTTGCCATGATCTCAAAAAAGATGGCCGCTCACGGTTATGTTCGAACAGCGGAGCAGTGTCAGAGTAGAGTGAAAAGACTGAAGCTGTGCTTCAAACAGTCTTACGAGAGTAAACA CATTGAGGGCAAAGAGCAAGTTGACTTTAAATTCTATAAACAGATGGAGAGAATTATGGCTAATGAAGAATCATGCTCATCACAGATCAAAGAGGAGGAGTCAACAGACATCGAATACCAGGTGTACAAATACCAGGAAATAG AAACCGCAATGAACTGCATGGATGATAGAAAGAAGGTCGCCTGGTCCGATGCCGAGACGCTGATTCTCCTCCAGTTATGGGGCAATGAACAGGTCCAGCGGAACCTTCAGCTTTGCCCTCACAACGGCCACATCTACTTAGAGATCTCTGAGAAGCTGAACGCTCACGGATACCTGCGCTCGGCTGAGCAATGCCATACCAGAATCAAACGTCTCAAAATCAGCTACAGGCAGTGCAGGGACAGCATCAG TTCACCTGAAGCTGAACGCATAGAATTTAAGTTCTATGATCTGATGGAAGACATTTTTCAGAAGAATGCTTCATCCAGAGTGTCAGGAGATAATGAACCCAACAATGGCATCAAATCAG ACTCCCAGGACACCTGCAGCAGGGTGGACCAGACAGCATCCTGGTCAGACTCTGAAACTGTAGCTCTAATAGACATTTGGGCGGAAGATGAGGTGCAGGAAGCCCTGAGAGGATCCGTCCATAATGGCCATGTGTTTGCTGATATAGCAGAGAAACTGAACAGTCAGGGATTCTTCAAATCACCAGAGCAATGCAGATGGAAGATCAAGAACCTGACAAAGAATTTCCGACAGTGTTACGAAAGGAAAAA ATGTGGCATAGAGAGTGTAGATTGTAAATACTATGATAAACTGGAGCAGGTTCTGGGTGATGAGGCCTTTTCCATGGATGTCTTTGATGATGATGACCAGGATGCAG AATACCAGCAGGCAGCCATGGTAGCTGTATCTGAGTCAGGCAGGAAGATGACCTGGTCAGACCGGGAGACGCAGGCCCTGCTGGACATCTGGGGTGATGACCGTGTGCAGCACAGCCTCATGTCCTGCCCCAAAAACAGGCACATATACAGATATATTTCAAAGAGAATGATGGCACTGGGTTTCAACAGAACAGGCGTTCAATGCCACTCTCGTATAAAGAGACTCAAGTCTCAGTTTTACTACGATGG cAGGGAGGAGTGTAAATTCTATGATCAGCTGGAGCAGATTATTTTAAAGGACAGAACAACTGATGACCAGGACATCAGTGAGCTGGAATCCATAACTGATTCAGAttcag ACTCCCTAGCTCTCTCCAAACCGCCAACTGTGGAAGGGCCAAAGCTGGCATGGGGTGACagtgagacacacacacttatatCCATCTGGGGGAGCGACCACATCCAAGAGAGGCTGAAAGGCTGCGTCAAACGCAAACCTGTTTTCCAGCAGATCGCACTGGTCATGGCTGAGAAGGGCTACAGCAGGACAGATGAACAGTGTCGCTCCAGGATTAAAAGACTGAAGGCCAGTTACCGCCAGTGTCTTGATAATTACAG AAACCAAGGGGAGCAGGTGGAGTGGAAGTTCTTCAAGcagctaaataaaatatttgagaaGTACCCTCTAGACGAGACCGAAACCACCACGGCTCAGGAGCCAGAGTTAGTTGGGAGAAAAAACCCCAGTAGGTCTTCAAAAGCAGAGCACAG TCTGACTACGCTACACAAATGCCCCTGA
- the zgc:113263 gene encoding uncharacterized protein zgc:113263 isoform X2: MEALWTKIEDPLSLMSFMVPHLRLLSAAMWQVTEQRQVKHYGMLEEFVIMVTKTVPELLNDHQTAQLILGLRARRLLELCRGQHHVDLEEIQPHVDRIRAPQVNSEVVDEDMGESEACFLDLIRTLISNPEKREHFFQNIFPEEYGPKFDKNLQTLMEVFLLELDRMISVPDLSQTVSWLRACPSLLEECIHSVSVPKQMKTLLEHHRANGNLQDNESLHSVHNSCTFSSQSLPPLVRVVISSDHTESGDPSESGADLDGQDKDDTDTSSCTAKKRKFKMETEEREDEEDDDDDDQNWPIAAAQSRGKRNSYDDSSIGEGLNQTHTKKPSKKSSKRKRKDTAEVSREFTFINHLGAYTESSYQTSDASKVPWSEEETFGLIDIWGKDSVQRSLKDCARNRHIFNLISKKMFERGFTRTAEQCHTRIKRLKMSFRQCHENTVRGERPEWKFYNVLEKIICRKDSTEQEDGINDGSIPEESPGQQAEDDTDWDVLGHVGLEGTRNIPWTDLETQTLIRIWGEDKTQRELRGVLQNGHIFAMISKKMAAHGYVRTAEQCQSRVKRLKLCFKQSYESKHIEGKEQVDFKFYKQMERIMANEESCSSQIKEEESTDIEYQVYKYQEIETAMNCMDDRKKVAWSDAETLILLQLWGNEQVQRNLQLCPHNGHIYLEISEKLNAHGYLRSAEQCHTRIKRLKISYRQCRDSISSPEAERIEFKFYDLMEDIFQKNASSRVSGDNEPNNGIKSDSQDTCSRVDQTASWSDSETVALIDIWAEDEVQEALRGSVHNGHVFADIAEKLNSQGFFKSPEQCRWKIKNLTKNFRQCYERKKCGIESVDCKYYDKLEQVLGDEAFSMDVFDDDDQDAEYQQAAMVAVSESGRKMTWSDRETQALLDIWGDDRVQHSLMSCPKNRHIYRYISKRMMALGFNRTGVQCHSRIKRLKSQFYYDGREECKFYDQLEQIILKDRTTDDQDISELESITDSDSDSLALSKPPTVEGPKLAWGDSETHTLISIWGSDHIQERLKGCVKRKPVFQQIALVMAEKGYSRTDEQCRSRIKRLKASYRQCLDNYRNQGEQVEWKFFKQLNKIFEKYPLDETETTTAQEPELVGRKNPSRSSKAEHSLTTLHKCP, encoded by the exons ATGGAAGCTCTGTGGACAAAAATCGAAG aCCCTCTTTCATTGATGAGCTTCATGGTACCACACTTGAGGTTACTGTCTGCAGCCATGTGGCAGGTGACAGAACAGAGACAGGTGAAGCACTATGGGATGCTGGAGGAGTTTGTAATCATGGTGACAAAGACTGTGCCAGAGCTTCTAAATGACCATCAAACAGCCCAACTTATACTTGGCTTAAGAGCAAGG CGTCTTCTGGAGCTGTGTCGTGGTCAACATCATGTTGACCTGGAAGAAATTCAGCCTCACGTGGATCGAATCCGTGCTCCTCAAGTCAACAGTGAG GTTGTTGATGAAGACATGGGGGAATCTGAGGCCTGTTTTTTGGACCTCATTCGGACCCTTATCAGCAATCCTGAAAAGAGGGAGCATTTCTTCCAG AACATTTTCCCAGAAGAATACGGACCCAAGTTTGACAAAAACCTACAGACACTTATGGAAGTCTTCCTTCTAGAGCTGGACCGGATGATTTCAGTCCCAGACCTTTCACAG ACAGTCTCTTGGCTCAGGGCCTGTCCGTCTCTTCTGGAGGAATGCATTCATTCAGTTTCTGTCCCGAAGCAAATGAAGACCCTACTTGAACACCACAGAGCTAATGGAAATCTTCAGGACAATG AGTCTCTTCACTCTGTTCATAACAGCTGTACATTTTCATCTCAATCTCTCCCTCCGCTGGTTCGAGTCGTCATATCCAGCGATCACACAGAATCTGGTGACCCGTCTGAATCGGGAGCCGATTTAGATGGTCAAGACAAAGATGATACAGATACATCTAGCTGCACTGCTAaaaagagaaaattcaaaatggagaCAGAGGAGAGAGAAGATGAAGAGGATGACGATGACGATGATCAAAACTGGCCAATCGCGGCTGCCCAATCTAGAGGAAAGAGGAACAGTTATGATGACAGCTCTATTGGTGAAGGGCTGAATCAGACACACACCAAAAAACCCTCCAAAAAATCCtctaaaaggaaaagaaaagacaccGCAGAAGTGTCCAGAGAGTTCACATTTATCAATCATTTGGGGGCATACACAG AGTCTTCCTACCAGACCTCTGATGCTTCAAAAGTTCCTTGGTCAGAGGAAGAAACGTTTGGCCTCATTGACATATGGGGGAAAGACAGCGTCCAGCggagtctgaaagactgtgccCGCAACCGACACATTTTCAACCTCATCTCTAAGAAGATGTTTGAGAGAGGGTTTACCAGAACAGCAGAGCAGTGTCACACCAGGATAAAGCGCTTGAAAATGAGCTTTCGACAATGCCATGAAAACAC TGTGAGAGGAGAAAGACCGGAATGGAAGTTCTATAATGTTCTGGAGAAAATTATCTGCCGTAAAGACTCTACAGAACAGGAAGACGGAATTAATGACGGCAGCATTCCAGAAGAGTCCCCAGGACAGCAGGCAGAAGACGACACTGACTGGGATGTTCTTGGTCATGTTGGATTAGAGG GCACCAGGAATATCCCATGGACAGACCTAGAGACACAAACGCTCATCAGGATCTGGGGAGAAGACAAAACCCAGCGAGAGCTGAGAGGGGTTCTCCAGAACGGACACATCTTTGCCATGATCTCAAAAAAGATGGCCGCTCACGGTTATGTTCGAACAGCGGAGCAGTGTCAGAGTAGAGTGAAAAGACTGAAGCTGTGCTTCAAACAGTCTTACGAGAGTAAACA CATTGAGGGCAAAGAGCAAGTTGACTTTAAATTCTATAAACAGATGGAGAGAATTATGGCTAATGAAGAATCATGCTCATCACAGATCAAAGAGGAGGAGTCAACAGACATCGAATACCAGGTGTACAAATACCAGGAAATAG AAACCGCAATGAACTGCATGGATGATAGAAAGAAGGTCGCCTGGTCCGATGCCGAGACGCTGATTCTCCTCCAGTTATGGGGCAATGAACAGGTCCAGCGGAACCTTCAGCTTTGCCCTCACAACGGCCACATCTACTTAGAGATCTCTGAGAAGCTGAACGCTCACGGATACCTGCGCTCGGCTGAGCAATGCCATACCAGAATCAAACGTCTCAAAATCAGCTACAGGCAGTGCAGGGACAGCATCAG TTCACCTGAAGCTGAACGCATAGAATTTAAGTTCTATGATCTGATGGAAGACATTTTTCAGAAGAATGCTTCATCCAGAGTGTCAGGAGATAATGAACCCAACAATGGCATCAAATCAG ACTCCCAGGACACCTGCAGCAGGGTGGACCAGACAGCATCCTGGTCAGACTCTGAAACTGTAGCTCTAATAGACATTTGGGCGGAAGATGAGGTGCAGGAAGCCCTGAGAGGATCCGTCCATAATGGCCATGTGTTTGCTGATATAGCAGAGAAACTGAACAGTCAGGGATTCTTCAAATCACCAGAGCAATGCAGATGGAAGATCAAGAACCTGACAAAGAATTTCCGACAGTGTTACGAAAGGAAAAA ATGTGGCATAGAGAGTGTAGATTGTAAATACTATGATAAACTGGAGCAGGTTCTGGGTGATGAGGCCTTTTCCATGGATGTCTTTGATGATGATGACCAGGATGCAG AATACCAGCAGGCAGCCATGGTAGCTGTATCTGAGTCAGGCAGGAAGATGACCTGGTCAGACCGGGAGACGCAGGCCCTGCTGGACATCTGGGGTGATGACCGTGTGCAGCACAGCCTCATGTCCTGCCCCAAAAACAGGCACATATACAGATATATTTCAAAGAGAATGATGGCACTGGGTTTCAACAGAACAGGCGTTCAATGCCACTCTCGTATAAAGAGACTCAAGTCTCAGTTTTACTACGATGG cAGGGAGGAGTGTAAATTCTATGATCAGCTGGAGCAGATTATTTTAAAGGACAGAACAACTGATGACCAGGACATCAGTGAGCTGGAATCCATAACTGATTCAGAttcag ACTCCCTAGCTCTCTCCAAACCGCCAACTGTGGAAGGGCCAAAGCTGGCATGGGGTGACagtgagacacacacacttatatCCATCTGGGGGAGCGACCACATCCAAGAGAGGCTGAAAGGCTGCGTCAAACGCAAACCTGTTTTCCAGCAGATCGCACTGGTCATGGCTGAGAAGGGCTACAGCAGGACAGATGAACAGTGTCGCTCCAGGATTAAAAGACTGAAGGCCAGTTACCGCCAGTGTCTTGATAATTACAG AAACCAAGGGGAGCAGGTGGAGTGGAAGTTCTTCAAGcagctaaataaaatatttgagaaGTACCCTCTAGACGAGACCGAAACCACCACGGCTCAGGAGCCAGAGTTAGTTGGGAGAAAAAACCCCAGTAGGTCTTCAAAAGCAGAGCACAG TCTGACTACGCTACACAAATGCCCCTGA
- the zgc:113263 gene encoding uncharacterized protein zgc:113263 isoform X3 produces the protein MEALWTKIEDPLSLMSFMVPHLRLLSAAMWQVTEQRQVKHYGMLEEFVIMVTKTVPELLNDHQTAQLILGLRARRLLELCRGQHHVDLEEIQPHVDRIRAPQVNSEVVDEDMGESEACFLDLIRTLISNPEKREHFFQNIFPEEYGPKFDKNLQTLMEVFLLELDRMISVPDLSQTVSWLRACPSLLEECIHSVSVPKQMKTLLEHHRANGNLQDNESLHSVHNSCTFSSQSLPPLVRVVISSDHTESGDPSESGADLDGQDKDDTDTSSCTAKKRKFKMETEEREDEEDDDDDDQNWPIAAAQSRGKRNSYDDSSIGEGLNQTHTKKPSKKSSKRKRKDTAEVSREFTFINHLGAYTEESSYQTSDASKVPWSEEETFGLIDIWGKDSVQRSLKDCARNRHIFNLISKKMFERGFTRTAEQCHTRIKRLKMSFRQCHENTVRGERPEWKFYNVLEKIICRKDSTEQEDGINDGSIPEESPGQQAEDDTDWDVLGHVGLEGTRNIPWTDLETQTLIRIWGEDKTQRELRGVLQNGHIFAMISKKMAAHGYVRTAEQCQSRVKRLKLCFKQSYESKHIEGKEQVDFKFYKQMERIMANEESCSSQIKEEESTDIEYQVYKYQEIETAMNCMDDRKKVAWSDAETLILLQLWGNEQVQRNLQLCPHNGHIYLEISEKLNAHGYLRSAEQCHTRIKRLKISYRQCRDSISSPEAERIEFKFYDLMEDIFQKNASSRVSGDNEPNNGIKSDSQDTCSRVDQTASWSDSETVALIDIWAEDEVQEALRGSVHNGHVFADIAEKLNSQGFFKSPEQCRWKIKNLTKNFRQCYERKKCGIESVDCKYYDKLEQVLGDEAFSMDVFDDDDQDAEYQQAAMVAVSESGRKMTWSDRETQALLDIWGDDRVQHSLMSCPKNRHIYRYISKRMMALGFNRTGVQCHSRIKRLKSQFYYDGEECKFYDQLEQIILKDRTTDDQDISELESITDSDSDSLALSKPPTVEGPKLAWGDSETHTLISIWGSDHIQERLKGCVKRKPVFQQIALVMAEKGYSRTDEQCRSRIKRLKASYRQCLDNYRNQGEQVEWKFFKQLNKIFEKYPLDETETTTAQEPELVGRKNPSRSSKAEHSLTTLHKCP, from the exons ATGGAAGCTCTGTGGACAAAAATCGAAG aCCCTCTTTCATTGATGAGCTTCATGGTACCACACTTGAGGTTACTGTCTGCAGCCATGTGGCAGGTGACAGAACAGAGACAGGTGAAGCACTATGGGATGCTGGAGGAGTTTGTAATCATGGTGACAAAGACTGTGCCAGAGCTTCTAAATGACCATCAAACAGCCCAACTTATACTTGGCTTAAGAGCAAGG CGTCTTCTGGAGCTGTGTCGTGGTCAACATCATGTTGACCTGGAAGAAATTCAGCCTCACGTGGATCGAATCCGTGCTCCTCAAGTCAACAGTGAG GTTGTTGATGAAGACATGGGGGAATCTGAGGCCTGTTTTTTGGACCTCATTCGGACCCTTATCAGCAATCCTGAAAAGAGGGAGCATTTCTTCCAG AACATTTTCCCAGAAGAATACGGACCCAAGTTTGACAAAAACCTACAGACACTTATGGAAGTCTTCCTTCTAGAGCTGGACCGGATGATTTCAGTCCCAGACCTTTCACAG ACAGTCTCTTGGCTCAGGGCCTGTCCGTCTCTTCTGGAGGAATGCATTCATTCAGTTTCTGTCCCGAAGCAAATGAAGACCCTACTTGAACACCACAGAGCTAATGGAAATCTTCAGGACAATG AGTCTCTTCACTCTGTTCATAACAGCTGTACATTTTCATCTCAATCTCTCCCTCCGCTGGTTCGAGTCGTCATATCCAGCGATCACACAGAATCTGGTGACCCGTCTGAATCGGGAGCCGATTTAGATGGTCAAGACAAAGATGATACAGATACATCTAGCTGCACTGCTAaaaagagaaaattcaaaatggagaCAGAGGAGAGAGAAGATGAAGAGGATGACGATGACGATGATCAAAACTGGCCAATCGCGGCTGCCCAATCTAGAGGAAAGAGGAACAGTTATGATGACAGCTCTATTGGTGAAGGGCTGAATCAGACACACACCAAAAAACCCTCCAAAAAATCCtctaaaaggaaaagaaaagacaccGCAGAAGTGTCCAGAGAGTTCACATTTATCAATCATTTGGGGGCATACACAG AAGAGTCTTCCTACCAGACCTCTGATGCTTCAAAAGTTCCTTGGTCAGAGGAAGAAACGTTTGGCCTCATTGACATATGGGGGAAAGACAGCGTCCAGCggagtctgaaagactgtgccCGCAACCGACACATTTTCAACCTCATCTCTAAGAAGATGTTTGAGAGAGGGTTTACCAGAACAGCAGAGCAGTGTCACACCAGGATAAAGCGCTTGAAAATGAGCTTTCGACAATGCCATGAAAACAC TGTGAGAGGAGAAAGACCGGAATGGAAGTTCTATAATGTTCTGGAGAAAATTATCTGCCGTAAAGACTCTACAGAACAGGAAGACGGAATTAATGACGGCAGCATTCCAGAAGAGTCCCCAGGACAGCAGGCAGAAGACGACACTGACTGGGATGTTCTTGGTCATGTTGGATTAGAGG GCACCAGGAATATCCCATGGACAGACCTAGAGACACAAACGCTCATCAGGATCTGGGGAGAAGACAAAACCCAGCGAGAGCTGAGAGGGGTTCTCCAGAACGGACACATCTTTGCCATGATCTCAAAAAAGATGGCCGCTCACGGTTATGTTCGAACAGCGGAGCAGTGTCAGAGTAGAGTGAAAAGACTGAAGCTGTGCTTCAAACAGTCTTACGAGAGTAAACA CATTGAGGGCAAAGAGCAAGTTGACTTTAAATTCTATAAACAGATGGAGAGAATTATGGCTAATGAAGAATCATGCTCATCACAGATCAAAGAGGAGGAGTCAACAGACATCGAATACCAGGTGTACAAATACCAGGAAATAG AAACCGCAATGAACTGCATGGATGATAGAAAGAAGGTCGCCTGGTCCGATGCCGAGACGCTGATTCTCCTCCAGTTATGGGGCAATGAACAGGTCCAGCGGAACCTTCAGCTTTGCCCTCACAACGGCCACATCTACTTAGAGATCTCTGAGAAGCTGAACGCTCACGGATACCTGCGCTCGGCTGAGCAATGCCATACCAGAATCAAACGTCTCAAAATCAGCTACAGGCAGTGCAGGGACAGCATCAG TTCACCTGAAGCTGAACGCATAGAATTTAAGTTCTATGATCTGATGGAAGACATTTTTCAGAAGAATGCTTCATCCAGAGTGTCAGGAGATAATGAACCCAACAATGGCATCAAATCAG ACTCCCAGGACACCTGCAGCAGGGTGGACCAGACAGCATCCTGGTCAGACTCTGAAACTGTAGCTCTAATAGACATTTGGGCGGAAGATGAGGTGCAGGAAGCCCTGAGAGGATCCGTCCATAATGGCCATGTGTTTGCTGATATAGCAGAGAAACTGAACAGTCAGGGATTCTTCAAATCACCAGAGCAATGCAGATGGAAGATCAAGAACCTGACAAAGAATTTCCGACAGTGTTACGAAAGGAAAAA ATGTGGCATAGAGAGTGTAGATTGTAAATACTATGATAAACTGGAGCAGGTTCTGGGTGATGAGGCCTTTTCCATGGATGTCTTTGATGATGATGACCAGGATGCAG AATACCAGCAGGCAGCCATGGTAGCTGTATCTGAGTCAGGCAGGAAGATGACCTGGTCAGACCGGGAGACGCAGGCCCTGCTGGACATCTGGGGTGATGACCGTGTGCAGCACAGCCTCATGTCCTGCCCCAAAAACAGGCACATATACAGATATATTTCAAAGAGAATGATGGCACTGGGTTTCAACAGAACAGGCGTTCAATGCCACTCTCGTATAAAGAGACTCAAGTCTCAGTTTTACTACGATGG GGAGGAGTGTAAATTCTATGATCAGCTGGAGCAGATTATTTTAAAGGACAGAACAACTGATGACCAGGACATCAGTGAGCTGGAATCCATAACTGATTCAGAttcag ACTCCCTAGCTCTCTCCAAACCGCCAACTGTGGAAGGGCCAAAGCTGGCATGGGGTGACagtgagacacacacacttatatCCATCTGGGGGAGCGACCACATCCAAGAGAGGCTGAAAGGCTGCGTCAAACGCAAACCTGTTTTCCAGCAGATCGCACTGGTCATGGCTGAGAAGGGCTACAGCAGGACAGATGAACAGTGTCGCTCCAGGATTAAAAGACTGAAGGCCAGTTACCGCCAGTGTCTTGATAATTACAG AAACCAAGGGGAGCAGGTGGAGTGGAAGTTCTTCAAGcagctaaataaaatatttgagaaGTACCCTCTAGACGAGACCGAAACCACCACGGCTCAGGAGCCAGAGTTAGTTGGGAGAAAAAACCCCAGTAGGTCTTCAAAAGCAGAGCACAG TCTGACTACGCTACACAAATGCCCCTGA